One window of Rhinolophus ferrumequinum isolate MPI-CBG mRhiFer1 chromosome 26, mRhiFer1_v1.p, whole genome shotgun sequence genomic DNA carries:
- the LOC117018328 gene encoding olfactory receptor 6B1 yields MEVENHTRVTQFILVGFPGSGVMRAAVFLIFLVAYVLTVAENVIIILLVRQNRPLHKPMYFFLANLSFLETWYISVTVPKLLCSFWSVSNSISFTHCMIQLYFFIALMCTECVLLAAMAYDRYVAICRPLHYASTMSLGLCFRLALASWAIGFGISLAKIYFISRLSFCGPNVINHFFCDISPVLNLSCTDMSVAELVDFILALIIFLSPLSITVLSYGCILATVLRMPTGKQKAFSTCASHLVVVTIFYSATIFMYARPRAIYAFNMNKVISVFYAVVTPALNPFIYCLRNREVKQALQKLISCQAIRSD; encoded by the coding sequence ATGGAAGTGGAGAACCACACACGGGTCACCCAGTTCATTCTGGTGGGGTTCCCGGGCAGTGGGGTCATGCGTGCGGCCGTGTTCCTGATATTCCTGGTGGCCTATGTTTTGACAGTGGCTGAAAATGTCATCATCATCCTGCTGGTGCGGCAGAACCGGCCCCTGCACAAGCCTATGTACTTCTTTCTGGCCAACCTGTCCTTCTTGGAGACCTGGTACATCTCGGTGACGGTTCCCAAGTTGCTGTGTAGTTTTTGGTCTGTGAGCAACAGCATCTCCTTCACTCACTGTATGATCCAGCTTTACTTCTTCATCGCGCTCATGTGCACGGAGTGTGTGCTCCTGGCCgccatggcctatgaccgctacgTGGCCATCTGCCGCCCGCTGCACTACGCCAGCACCATGAGCCTCGGGCTCTGCTTCCGCCTGGCTCTTGCTTCCTGGGCCATTGGCTTTGGCATCTCCTTGGCTAAGATCTACTTCATCTCTCGCCTCAGCTTCTGTGGTCCCAATGTCATCAATCACTTCTTCTGTGACATCTCCCCAGTGCTTAACCTCTCCTGCACAGACATGTCCGTAGCCGAGTTGGTGGACTTTATCCTGGCGCTGATCATCTTCCTCTCCCCGCTCTCCATCACGGTCCTGTCCTACGGGTGCATTCTGGCCACCGTTCTCCGCATGCCCACTGGAAAGCAGAAAGCCTTCTCCACGTGTGCCTCCCACCTCGTGGTGGTCACCATCTTCTATTCCGCCACTATTTTCATGTATGCTCGGCCTCGAGCTATCTATGCCTTCAACATGAACAAAGTTATTTCCGTCTTCTATGCCGTTGTCACCCCTGCTCTCAACCCTTTTATTTATTGCCTCAGGAACCGAGAGGTCAAACAGGCGCTGCAGAAACTGATCTCTTGCCAGGCCATCCGCTCTGACTAG
- the LOC117017983 gene encoding olfactory receptor-like protein OLF3, whose product MVRRFGLQRLTGRGNQTWMSEFILLGLSSCWETQISLFVLFLAMYLVTVLANFLLLFLIRLDNRLNTPMYFFLSVLSFVDICYSNSTVPQMLVHFLSARKSIPFSSCVLQLHASLALGGSEFFLLGAMAYDRYVAVCHPLHYTVIMHGGLCVGLAAGCLVAGFINSLMETIITFRLPLCHNVINHFTCETLAVLRLACVDISFNMVMVAISGFLVIVLPCSLVLVSYGHIVAAILRIRSTQGRSKAFGTCASHLTVVCMCFGATIFTYLGPRSAFSVEEEKMVALFYAVVAPMLNPLIYSLRNKDVIAAFWKVLEKFRDKEQRL is encoded by the exons ATGGTCAGAAG GTTTGGTCTTCAGAGGCTCACGGGCAGGGGAAACCAGACATGGATGAGTGAATTCATTCTGCTGGGGCTGTCCAGCTGCTGGGAGACCCAGATCTCCCTCTTCGTCCTTTTCCTGGCCATGTACCTAGTGACTGTATTGGCGAACTTCCTCCTCCTATTCCTTATCAGACTGGACAACAGGCTAAATACACCCATGTACTTTTTCCTCAGTGTTCTGTCATTTGTGGACATCTGTTACAGCAACAGTACTGTCCCCCAGATGCTTGTTCACTTCCTGTCAGCCCGGAAGTCCATCCCATTCTCCAGCTGTGTGCTCCAGCTCCATGCCTCCCTGGCCCTGGGTGGGTCTGAGTTCTTCCTGCTGGGAGCCATGGCCTATGACCGTTATGTGGCTGTGTGCCACCCGCTGCACTACACAGTCATCATGCACGGAGGGCTGTGCGTGGGGCTGGCTGCCGGCTGCCTGGTGGCTGGCTTCATTAATTCACTGATGGAAACAATCATCACCTTTCGGCTTCCTCTGTGTCACAACGTTATTAATCACTTTACCTGTGAGACCCTAGCGGTGCTACGGCTAGCCTGTGTGGACATCTCTTTCAACATGGTCATGGTGGCCATCTCGGGATTTCTGGTGATCGTGCTTCCCTGTTCCCTCGTTCTAGTCTCCTATGGTCACATAGTTGCTGCCATTCTGCGCATTCGTTCTACTCAGGGACGTAGCAAAGCTTTTGGGACTTGTGCTTCCCACCTCACTGTGGTATGTATGTGCTTTGGGGCTACCATCTTCACCTACCTGGGGCCACGGTCAGCTTTTTCAGTGGAAGAGGAGAAGATGGTTGCTTTGTTTTATGCTGTGGTGGCACCGATGTTGAACCCCTTGATCTACAGCTTGAGGAATAAGGACGTTATAGCTGCTTTCTGGAAAGTTTTAGAGAAATTCAGAGATAAAGAGCAAAGACTGTAA